A stretch of DNA from Methylogaea oryzae:
TTCGCCGCAGCCGAAATCCAGCAGCTTATGGTCTTGGCTCAAGCCGTAGCGCTGCAAATAATCGATATTCTTGCGGCAGTTCTTTTTCACCGTGTCGCGAATCATCTGCCGGTCGTATTCCGTATAGTATTCGTAGTCGCTGTACAGTTTGTCCAATTCCGCCGCGCTGGGCATGGGATCGGCGAATTCCAGCGCGCAATGCCGGCATTTATGGATGGTGGCGCCGTCGGCGATGAATATGGGGAAACTTTCGTTGCTGCAAACAACGCAATGAACGGCCATTGATAGTGCTCCGGCAAATGGTTCTTGTGGTTGAGCGGCTAGCTGACGAAAGTCGGCATTTCCCTGCGCTTGAAGTGTTCCACGTAATGGTCGATGACCGATTTTAAATGGTCTTCCTCCTCCACGCTGCGCACTTCCGGAATAATGAAATCCCGCACCGGGTTTTCGCAGAATTCCCCCCAATAATCCCGCTCGAACCGGCCGCTGCGCAGCAGTTCGTCGTAGTAAGGGGTTTCGGCCAAGGGCGATAACAGGTTGAAATAGGGCAGGCGGATGCCGAGGTTTTTGATGCGCTCGGGTAGGGTTTTCCGGTATTCGTCGGTTTCTCCCGGCGCGCCGATAATGAAATAGCCCAGCACGTCGATGCCGTAGCGGTTGCACAGTTCGCAGAATTGCTCGATGTGCTTCAACCGGCAGGCTTTTTTGAAGTATTCCAATACGGTGTCGTCCAAGCTTTCGATGCCCACGTGCAGGCGCTTGCAGCCGGCGGCGGCCAGGTCGGCGATGACCGCCTCGCGCACTTCCACCGTGCCGCGTGCGCTCCAGTCGATTTGTATGCCGTTTTGCACGACGGCCTGGCTCAGGTCGGATACCCTGGCTCGGTTGATATTGAACGCATCGTCCAGGATGTGGATGGAGGTGGCGCCCAAATCGATGAGGGCGTTGAATTCCTCGATGCACTTGCCCACGGATTTGAAATTGAATTGTTTTTGCTGCACGTCGCAATAGATGCAGGCATAAGGGCAGCCGCGGGACGAGAACATGGGCAAGCGCAAGGAGCCGACATTGAACAGCAAATCGCTGTTTTGCTCGATACGGTAATCTTCGATATTCAGCAGGTGGCGGGCCGGCAGGGGCAGGGCGTCCATGTTTACCTGGCCGCCGAAGAATACGCCGGCGGGGCAGCCGTCTTCCAGCCACTGGGGGAAAATGATTTCCGCGTCGTCGACGAATACCGCATGGGCGCCTTGCCGCAAAATGGCGGCGTGGTTGCGGGTGGCGTGGGGGCCGCCCACCACTTTGATGGGGGCCGACGCCCGTTTCAATATCTCCACCATGGTCCAGGCGCGGTAGGTAACCACGGACAGCCCCAGTATGTCCGGCGCATAGTTTTCGATGGCGTGCAGGGTTTCGTCCAGGCTCAATCCCAGGCTGGCGGCATCCAGTATTTTTACTTCGTAGTGTTCGGGTATGCAGGCGGCGATGCTGAGCACGCCGAGGGGCATGTATTTGACGGCGCTGTTTTTATAAAACTTGGCCGTGACGCGATCCTGCACTTCGCCTTCATAGGGCATGACCGCCAAGAGGATTTTTTTCGGTTTCAGCATGGCTTGGGTTTTTCTGCGTGCGGTCGGTCAGATGAAATTGATGTGGGGCACGTCGCGCCGAATCAGCCGGTCCAGGTAGCGGTTGGCCTCGTCCATGCGGCAGTTCAGGCGGCACTCGTGGATGTCCAGTTCGTGGCGCACGTAGCGGAAGTTGTCGCGGCGCCGCTCGCCTTCCCAGATGTCCTGGAACGAGGCGTGGTTGAGGTTGCCGTAGTCGAAGCGCGGATTGAGCAGGTAGGCGCTGCAACCGTACACGGCGCCGGTCGCCATGACGTAGGCCCAGAGGAACGGCGTGGCGTTGCAGCTGCGGTAGCGGTTGGCCTCGCCTGCGTCGTGCTTCTTCATGGTGTTGTCGCGGAATATCACCTGGAAGCTGTTTGTGTTCAGCGCCCGCAGGCTGTCGCCCAGGCGCAGGGTGGCCTGGTAGTCGATGCCTTCGTAAGCCTTGGTGAGGCTGAAACGGTGCTGGGAGTGGGGCTTGACCACCAGATAGTCGAGCCCGATGTCGTCGCGGCACAGGCGCGCCAG
This window harbors:
- a CDS encoding B12-binding domain-containing radical SAM protein is translated as MLKPKKILLAVMPYEGEVQDRVTAKFYKNSAVKYMPLGVLSIAACIPEHYEVKILDAASLGLSLDETLHAIENYAPDILGLSVVTYRAWTMVEILKRASAPIKVVGGPHATRNHAAILRQGAHAVFVDDAEIIFPQWLEDGCPAGVFFGGQVNMDALPLPARHLLNIEDYRIEQNSDLLFNVGSLRLPMFSSRGCPYACIYCDVQQKQFNFKSVGKCIEEFNALIDLGATSIHILDDAFNINRARVSDLSQAVVQNGIQIDWSARGTVEVREAVIADLAAAGCKRLHVGIESLDDTVLEYFKKACRLKHIEQFCELCNRYGIDVLGYFIIGAPGETDEYRKTLPERIKNLGIRLPYFNLLSPLAETPYYDELLRSGRFERDYWGEFCENPVRDFIIPEVRSVEEEDHLKSVIDHYVEHFKRREMPTFVS